In Lodderomyces elongisporus chromosome 1, complete sequence, a genomic segment contains:
- the FRE8 gene encoding putative ferric reductase transmembrane component 8 — translation MFNETLPESWTHYFHFPKGKTKEYSELRNYTTYKYGIITTVLLCFIILFIPIYHYIILHNYRLKFHFLKRFYTRLNHYIKHDHKPNCAQATFRDRFNSRAAQAVKSFAFYILLHLSTITQLIFWTAFLSTMSLVDIYHGDLIFLAKRLGRVAANCMPTVLFLTLRPSPLPNILYLTLIPIHKWLSRLIVLQSVLHTLIYLAYFDFSHTWQKTWKKENVYGWVALLGFLVIVVTSLSSFRRRWYKIFYIMHYSWTWIIVACLQIHVRPQPFTFYTLANIAILVGQIAYRWHLTRVSVRGEVKVIDVSPNLSLVEFPNSLISKQATAPGAHIRLTNYSSSWIVRVFKQIIPNYHPYTLVSLPQDRYQRLIIRKSNFQLFDGHKYLITGSYDPHLLFINYKLSNSIASVATSNNYTNNHNNKNTSKKNKWMLSKLHVDAKRILIVVGGSAISFALPILRAMNYHGVPTKVVWVIKDFRDILVLNYFDGFIHGEDFEIFVTGSNTLDEKSITLKNCKSNLSKRSIGALSAHYDLENERIPLLGSNEQITSLNQENQVEDVDVGINSDEEADAIDDGDSVAFTDADCTHHTTHMGIQTSTPRNRCPDNSAVLFDDIDDVLENDVSQLLDNRSLNFGYGSSGSIGSGSNNNSNVNNNHNYAYYDEFEVTNDTINQLPNAPQSPQQDSHSHLHTRASSPLQASSPAVSSAHVSRRPSMNEPFIPIYSRSSPAQSISWISQFTSLTRKLNIQHKIYKGRPKLNYRYYNWCINEGFTQCSGPTLDEHNNLVCCQDLPRNKVVEEDLNAEKIWVIGAGPKQLVENVKLWSSENGLKFHEEAFYS, via the coding sequence ATGTTCAATGAAACTCTTCCGGAGTCATGGACACActatttccatttcccCAAGGGCAAGACTAAAGAGTACAGTGAACTACGCAACTATACTACTTACAAATACGGTATAATAACTACAGTATTACTTTgctttattattcttttcataCCCATTTATCACTATATCATCCTACACAATTATAGACTTAAATTCCACTTTCTAAAAAGGTTTTATACTAGACTCAATCATTACATCAAACATGACCACAAACCAAACTGTGCACAAGCCACATTTCGAGATAGATTCAACTCTCGAGCAGCGCAAGCGGTCAAATCGTTTGCATTCTATATTCTTTTGCATCTTTCGACAATAACGCAATTGATATTCTGGACAGCTTTTTTGTCGACAATGTCCCTTGTTGATATATATCATGGAGATCTCATCTTTTTAGCCAAGAGGTTGGGCAGAGTTGCCGCGAATTGCATGCCTACAGTCTTATTTTTGACATTGAGACCGTCTCCATTGCCCAATATCTTGTATCTCACGTTGATTCCAATCCATAAATGGCTAAGTCGAttgattgttttgcaaagcGTTTTGCACACCCTAATATATTTGGCTTATTTTGACTTCTCGCATACCTGGCAAAAAACgtggaagaaagaaaacgtTTACGGGTGGGTTGCTTTATTGGGTTTTCTCGTGATTGTGGTCACGTCACTTTCAAGTTTTAGACGGCGATGGTACAAGATATTTTACATAATGCATTATTCGTGGACATGGATCATCGTTGCTTGCTTACAAATTCACGTGCGACCACAACCCTTCACATTCTACACTTTGGCCAATATCGCCATACTTGTGGGGCAAATTGCATATAGATGGCACCTCACACGTGTCTCGGTTCGTGGCGAAGTCAAAGTAATTGATGTGTCGCCAAACTTATCATTGGTAGAATTCCCCAATAGTCTCATCTCCAAACAGGCAACTGCTCCAGGCGCCCATATTCGATTAACTAATTATAGTTCAAGTTGGATTGTTAGGGTTTTTAAACAAATTATTCCAAATTATCATCCGTATACTTTAGTCTCCTTACCGCAGGATCGGTATCAGAGGCTCATCATTAGAAAGAGTAATTTCCAATTATTTGATGGGCATAAATACCTCATCACTGGAAGTTACGACCCACATTTGTTATTcatcaattacaaattaTCCAACTCGATTGCGTCGGTAGCAACATCCAACAACTATACTAATAATCATAACAACAAGAATAcatcaaagaaaaacaagtgGATGCTTTCCAAATTGCATGTTGATGCCAAAAGGATcttgattgttgttggtgggtCTGCTATATCATTTGCATTACCAATATTGCGAGCAATGAATTATCATGGTGTTCCTACAAAAGTTGTTTGGGTTATCAAAGATTTCAGAGACATTCTTGTACTTAATTACTTTGATGGGTTTATCCACGGTGaagattttgaaatatTTGTCACTGGCTCTAATACATTGGATGAAAAGTCAAtaactttgaaaaattgcaaGTCCAACCTTAGCAAACGCTCAATTGGTGCATTGTCTGCTCACTatgatttggaaaatgaaagaatcCCGCTTTTGGGTTCTAATGAACAAATAACCAGTTTGAACCAGGAAAATCAGGTCGAGGATGTTGATGTGGGTATCAACTCTGATGAAGAGGCTGATGCCATTGATGATGGCGATTCTGTTGCTTTTACTGATGCTGATTGCACTCATCACACTACGCACATGGGAATACAAACTTCAACACCCCGAAACAGGTGCCCTGACAACTCGGCTGTTTTATTTGATGATATAGATGATGTCTTGGAAAATGATGTATCCCAATTATTAGATAATCGATCTTTGAACTTTGGCTACGGCAGTAGCGGTAGCATCGGTAGTGGCAGtaataacaacagcaatgttaataataatcataACTATGCATATTATGACGAATTCGAAGTCACCAATGATACAATCAATCAACTTCCAAATGCACCACAATCACCACAACAAGATTCACATCTGCATTTGCATACACGCGCTTCTTCGCCTTTACAAGCAAGCTCACCAGCTGTTTCATCTGCACACGTTTCTCGTAGACCGTCCATGAATGAACCATTTATTCCCATATACTCAAGGTCTTCTCCGGCCCAAAGCATTTCCTGGATCTCACAATTTACTTCTCTTACTAGAAAACTCAATATCCAGCACAAGATCTATAAAGGGCGTCCCAAGTTGAATTATAGGTACTACAATTGGTGTATCAATGAAGGATTTACCCAATGTTCTGGGCCCACTTTGGATGAACATAATAATCTTGTATGTTGTCAAGACCTaccaagaaacaaagtCGTCGAGGAAGATTTAAATGCCGAAAAAATTTGGGTAATAGGAGCTGGACCAAAACAATTGGTGGAAAACGTTAAGCTTTGGTCGAGTGAAAATGGATTAAAGTTTCATGAAGAAGCATTTTATTCATGA
- the SHY1 gene encoding surf-like protein (BUSCO:EOG09263V60): MFSLSTTVTGQMLRMRFGSLLRCSRRTVKTSPTDWEPVTSVPGNLRTIAHQAKMPFIRKALLSLMLAMPIVSFCLGCWQVKRLKWKTDLIAKCENNLAAPVIEKIPPNLDVDVISKEFEYRRFKCKGHFDYDQEMFLGPRLKDGVVGYLVVTPFIRSDGGEPILIERGWIHKDKVVPGTRSKGYLSHLAFPQGEIEIEALFRNMPEKSKMQFDHEPGMKLFNVIDVPAMAKQSGSLPVYCQMIYDLNDHLEYKKGNENGTNNGDGKPHSKFWNALFSSGKSESVRDQEFIAQHQADHDETFQYQEFQFIQEGVPIAARPTIKLSNNHLQYLITWFGVSAASTGLFLWYLWRSKNYQSAEKMIAKKRQEMKKFY; encoded by the coding sequence ATGTTCAGCTTGTCTACTACTGTGACGGGGCAAATGCTACGGATGCGTTTTGGCTCTTTACTTCGATGCTCACGTCGTACAGTAAAAACCTCACCCACTGATTGGGAACCAGTCACATCAGTTCCTGGTAATCTACGCACGATTGCACACCAAGCCAAGATGCCGTTTATTAGAAAAGCTTTACTACTGTTAATGCTTGCAATGCCTATAGTATCGTTTTGTTTGGGGTGCTGGCAGGTTAAGCGATTGAAATGGAAGACAGATCTTATTGCCAAGTGCGAGAATAATCTTGCTGCACCGGTCATTGAGAAAATACCACCAAAtcttgatgttgatgtcaTCAGTAAGGAGTTTGAATATAGAAGATTTAAATGCAAGGGACATTTTGATTATGATCAAGAAATGTTCTTGGGACCGAGATTGAAGGACGGTGTCGTGGGATACCTTGTGGTCACCCCGTTTATTCGTTCAGATGGCGGCGAGCCCATATTGATTGAAAGAGGGTGGATTCACAAGGATAAAGTTGTTCCAGGTACAAGATCCAAGGGCTACTTGTCACACTTGGCGTTCCCACAAGGCGAGATAGAAATCGAGGCTTTGTTCAGAAATATGCctgaaaaatcaaaaatgcAATTCGACCATGAACCCGGCATGAAATTGTTCAACGTGATTGACGTACCCGCCATGGCGAAGCAAAGTGGGTCATTGCCAGTGTATTGTCAGATGATCTATGATTTAAATGACCATTTAGAGTATAAGAAGGGGAATGAAAATGGTACTAATAATGGTGATGGAAAACCACACTCAAAGTTTTGGAACGCGCTATTTTCTTCAGGCAAATCTGAATCTGTTCGAGACCAAGAATTTATTGCCCAGCATCAAGCTGACCACGATGAAACTTTTCAATACCAAGAGTTTCAATTTATACAGGAGGGTGTACCCATTGCTGCCAGACCTACAATCAAACTTTCAAATAATCATTTACAATACCTCATAACGTGGTTTGGGGTCTCAGCAGCAAGTACAGGATTGTTTTTGTGGTACTTGTGGAGAAGCAAAAACTATCAAAGTGCAGAAAAGATGATCGCCAAAAAGAGGCAAGAGATGAAGAAATTTTACTAA
- the SAC1 gene encoding Phosphoinositide phosphatase sac1 — translation MVLTHSATSDGSHIFHNNLTNKYLLIANNGNTIEVSSSYPAGYTQETKPEVISCIIGLIRLKLGAYVIVGTKHSVTGSVLGNDIASIDGYRIYAVGHNQLSNTSASTEEKQYLELLNKQLRNATLFYSIHNRYDLTNSLQKQFTNQHPKIDDRFWWNKYLSEPIAHVDLGFEFTTPIIYGYFKSHSTKFNGKSLQFALLTRRSTSRAGTRYFRRGIDIDGNVANFNETEQIFTSEENHVFSILQTRGSVPVYWAEVNNLKYKPNLEISSQSSREATERHFAQQVALYGDNYLVNLVNQKGYEKPVKDAYEQAVENLPEKLRQHVNYIYFDFHHECKGMKFYKIGLLLERLTNLGYTSDNYFEIDLATKQIISLQNKIVRTNCMDCLDRTNVVQGTIGRWFLQTQLVKQGYIYNGKPFEAIDPKFNLFFQNFWADNADAVSCAYSGTGALKTDFTRLGKRTYKGAFDDFCNSVTRYYKNNLADGSRQDSYDLFLGKFKPFQDSVKSPFIDRKAPIFQLLPYLMGTSLLILLAILYSPRGSLFSFKNLFLIGLVLFFNIRSLQYIFKNGFQFVDWPKLVPLDYLKKEEVYDGTGKFVGIKYDKTEHFKGISKKKN, via the coding sequence atggtaTTGACTCATTCGGCTACAAGCGATGGCTCTCATATTTTCCACAATAATCTCACAAATAAATATCTCTTGATTGCAAATAATGGCAACACCATTGAAGTCTCAAGCTCTTACCCTGCTGGGTATACACAAGAAACTAAACCAGAAGTCATTTCATGCATTATAGGTCTTATTCGATTGAAACTTGGAGCATATGTCATTGTTGGTACCAAGCATTCCGTTACAGGTTCAGTCTTGGGTAATGACATTGCATCCATTGATGGATACAGAATCTATGCTGTGGGCCATAATCAACTCTCCAACACTAGTGCCAGCACGGAAGAAAAGCAATATTTGGAACTTTTGAATAAACAGTTGCGCAATGCCACGTTGTTTTACTCAATCCATAATAGATATGACTTGACCAACTCattacaaaaacaattcacTAATCAACACCCTAAAATTGACGACAGGTTTTGGTGGAACAAATACTTGTCTGAACCAATTGCCCACGTGGACTTGGGGTTTGAATTTACCACGCCAATTATTTACGGTTACTTTAAATCACACTCGACCAAGTTTAATGGCAAGTCCTTGCAATTTGCCTTGTTAACTCGTCGTTCAACTTCGAGGGCAGGCACCAGATATTTCCGTCGTGGTATTGACATTGACGGAAATGTTGCCAACTTTAACGAGACTGAACAGATATTCACCTCAGAAGAAAACCAcgtcttttcaattttgcaaaCAAGAGGCTCTGTACCCGTTTATTGGGCTGAAGTGAACAACTTGAAGTACAAGCCAAATTTGGAAATAAGCTCTCAATCATCAAGAGAAGCAACTGAAAGGCACTTTGCCCAACAAGTTGCCCTTTATGGAGACAACTATCTTGTCAATTTGGTCAACCAAAAGGGTTATGAAAAGCCGGTTAAGGATGCTTATGAACAAGCAGTGGAGAATTTACCAGAGAAATTGCGCCAACACGTTAATTACATCTATTTCGATTTTCATCACGAGTGCAAAGGAATGAAATTTTACAAAATTGGGCTCTTGTTGGAACGCTTGACCAACTTGGGCTATACCTCTGATAATTACTTTGAAATCGATCTTGCTACAAAGCAAATTATTAGtttacaaaacaagattGTTAGAACAAATTGTATGGATTGCTTGGATAGAACCAATGTTGTTCAAGGTACAATTGGTCGCTGGTTTTTGCAAACACAATTGGTGAAACAGGGCTATATTTACAATGGTAAACCATTTGAAGCAATTGATCCcaaattcaatttgtttttccaaaactttTGGGCAGATAATGCAGATGCAGTAAGTTGTGCCTACTCTGGTACCGGTGCGTTAAAGACTGATTTCACTAGGTTGGGCAAGAGAACGTATAAAGGTGCATTTGATGATTTCTGCAACTCTGTCACTCGTTACTATAAGAACAATTTGGCCGATGGAAGCAGACAAGACTCTTATGACTTGTTTCTTGGTAAGTTCAAGCCTTTCCAAGATTCAGTTAAATCACCATTCATTGATAGAAAAGCACCCATATTTCAATTATTGCCGTATTTGATGGGAACTTCACTTTTGATCCTCCTTGCAATACTTTACTCACCACGGGGCTCGCTATTTagttttaaaaatttgttcTTGATTGGGTTggtactttttttcaatatcagAAGTTTACAATATATTTTCAAGAATGGGTTCCAATTTGTCGATTGGCCGAAATTAGTTCCATTGGATTACttgaagaaagaggaagtATACGACGGTACTGGTAAGTTTGTTGGTATCAAGTATGACAAAACCGAACATTTCAAAGGAATTagtaagaagaagaattga
- the DAM1 gene encoding DASH complex subunit dam1 (BUSCO:EOG09265J36) — translation MSSSRPTTPGTDTRRHSRRHSRRSSGVAQQQNQQQFTPQSPFHYPVDANNLPMDSPFMVEKFKAIADSMEELDLNMRDLQQIHSAISSSFNESFASFLYGLSITMWCVDFASVPSRDEWARIEADKKRKDEVMELKRRLDEAERMNQDLKARLAQESKQNQAKTDVAKRARGQTNNIKENTTYRVSKPASNQGDFRRVSRIPQPTIARSIGATREAPKTGPNLNQPPRYMKGLYDQINNNNNIVTGGSGTNLNPISKRSAMAPPSSRRPMKSSQRPPFR, via the coding sequence ATGTCTTCATCACGACCCACAACACCTGGCACAGATACACGTCGTCATAGTCGTCGACACTCTCGGCGCTCTTCTGGTGTagcacaacaacagaatcaacaacaattcaCCCCGCAGTCACCTTTCCATTACCCCGTTGATGCCAACAATTTACCCATGGACTCACCATTTATGGTTGAAAAGTTTAAAGCTATAGCTGATTCAATGGAGGAACTAGACCTCAACATGCGCGACCTCCAACAAATTCATTCTGCGATATCGTCACTGTTTAATGAATCATTTGCGAGTTTTCTTTATGGACTCTCAATTACCATGTGGTGTGTGGATTTTGCATCTGTGCCCAGTAGAGACGAGTGGGCAAGAATTGAGGCCGacaaaaagaggaaagacGAGGTAATGgaattaaaaagaagattggACGAGGCAGAACGAATGAACCAAGATCTTAAAGCAAGATTGGCCCAAGagtcaaaacaaaatcaagcAAAAACAGACGTTGCAAAAAGAGCACGGGGTCAAACAAATAACATCAAGGAAAACACTACTTATCGTGTATCTAAGCCAGCTTCTAACCAAGGTGATTTTCGACGAGTATCGCGGATACCTCAACCTACAATTGCAAGAAGTATTGGAGCAACAAGAGAAGCACCAAAGACAGGGCCAAATTTGAACCAGCCTCCGCGTTATATGAAGGGACTTTATGACCAgattaacaacaataataacatCGTTACCGGTGGTAGTGGCACCAACTTGAACCCGATTTCCAAAAGGAGTGCAATGGCACCACCGTCATCAAGAAGACCTATGAAAAGTTCACAACGACCGCCATTTCGctag
- the GAD1 gene encoding glutamate decarboxylase gad1 produces MVLSKHINSLELESTILKNLPKARLDNLEYIDQYDSQRLIPRFEIPFKSSDGSLIHKYLNQELTLDGNPTLNLASFVNTWVDPTQIEIAVENLTKNLADNDEYPSLIDIQARCITMLSNLWHAPSRKDEAGNKIVDSIGTATTGSSEAIMLAGLALKKRWQEKRLAEGKDISKPNILMATCAQVALEKFAVYFDVENRLIPISPESGHVIDTSKIRENIDENTIGIFVILGSTFTGAFEPVEEIAQLLDEHEKETGLDIRIHVDGASGGFVAPFAFPNLKWDFSIDRVDSINTSGHKFGMTSVGLGWVIWKHADLLPKQLKFNLDYLGGVEETFGLNFSRPGFPVIMQYYNFLTLGKEGYAAVFDGCMSNARLLSDYLSESKYFEVVSNIHKRLDEAGQKKAYTKESHHQLSDIWTINQQFEPGLPVVAFRFSKEFRDKYPEVPQELFSTLLRKHGYIVPNYHLPPTENDVEILRVVVRNSMSLSLMSKLVSDCTKSAELLVKAAEFVRNYDHTKADKTSEQRTESIHELLLTIASGGTAQVKKEQHEKTGHESGKHKTSYRGTC; encoded by the coding sequence ATGGTTTTGAGCAAGCATATTAATTCCTTAGAATTGGAATCAactattttgaaaaacttaCCAAAGGCCAGATTGGATAATTTGGAATACATTGACCAATACGATTCACAACGTTTGATTCCTCGTTTTGAAATTCCGTTCAAGTCTTCGGATGGTAGTTTGATTCACAAGTATTTAAATCAGGAATTGACGCTTGATGGTAATCCAACATTGAATCTTGCCTCATTTGTCAATACCTGGGTTGACCCAACACAAATTGAGATTGCAGTGGAGAATTTGACCAAGAATCTTGCTGATAATGATGAATACCCTTCATTGATTGATATCCAGGCCAGATGCATCACCATGTTGAGCAATTTATGGCATGCTCCCAGCAGGAAAGATGAGGCAGGAAACAAGATTGTGGACTCCATTGGAACTGCTACAACTGGGTCATCTGAAGCCATTATGTTGGCTGGGTTGgcattgaagaagagatggcaagaaaaaagacTAGCTGAAGGTAAGGATATTAGTAAACCTAATATCTTGATGGCTACTTGTGCTCAAGTTGCATTGGAGAAATTTGCTGTTTATTTCGATGTCGAGAATAGATTGATTCCCATTTCACCCGAATCAGGTCATGTAATCGATACCAGCAAGATTCGGGAGAATATAGATGAGAATACCATTGGTATTTTTGTCATTCTTGGATCAACATTTACTGGTGCGTTTGAGCCAGTGGAGGAGATTGCGCAACTCTTGGATGAGCATGAGAAGGAGACTGGGTTGGACATTAGAATCCATGTTGATGGTGCAAGTGGTGGATTTGTTGCGCCATTTGCATTCCCCAATTTGAAGTGGGATTTCAGTATTGATAGAGTTGATTCGATTAATACTTCGGGCCACAAGTTTGGTATGACTTCGGTTGGTTTGGGTTGGGTTATATGGAAACATGCCGATTTATTGCCCAAGCAATTGAAGTTCAATTTGGACTATTTGGGTGGTGTAGAGGAGACTTTTGGCTTGAATTTCTCAAGACCGGGTTTCCCAGTGATTATGCAGTACTACAACTTTTTGACCTTGGGTAAAGAAGGGTATGCTGCTGTATTTGATGGATGTATGTCGAATGCTAGATTGTTGTCTGATTACTTGTCTGAGTCCAAATACTTTGAAGTAGTTTCCAACATTCACAAGAGGCTAGATGAAGCTGGTCAAAAGAAGGCATATACAAAGGAATCGCACCACCAATTGTCTGATATATGGACTATTAACCAACAATTTGAGCCTGGTTTGCCTGTTGTTGCATTTAGGTTCAGTAAAGAGTTTAGAGATAAGTACCCTGAAGTTCCTCAAGAGTTGTTTTCAACCTTGTTGCGTAAGCATGGCTACATTGTTCCAAACTACCATTTGCCACCAACCGAAAATGATGTTGAGATTTTGCGAGTTGTTGTGCGTAACTCAATGAGTTTGTCGCTTATGTCCAAGCTTGTGAGTGATTGTACAAAGTCTGCTGAGTTGTTGGTTAAAGCAGCGGAATTTGTGAGAAACTATGACCATACAAAGGCGGACAAGACACTGGAGCAAAGAACCGAGTCGATCCAtgagttgttgttgaccATTGCTTCTGGTGGTACTGCGCAAGTAAAGAAGGAGCAACACGAAAAGACTGGTCATGAATCAGGTAAACACAAGACATCATACCGTGGAACATGTTAA
- the GET2 gene encoding GET complex subunit get2, with protein sequence MSETTDKQLTEAEKRKLLRERRLAKMAQGKASDRLNTILSQGSSVKSVSPPAVTSALENKATKSTDTATVTDSSTNATSVSPSAAKATPTSTGVSSAISDFDDPEIQDISDVAVNNSGVSALGNLSGLDSNNPSQPNLDEMFQKIMQQQSQHNCDNDNNGENNPMAEMLKMFNSMGGGDNNGGLGGFDSMFSGSPNSPPPESISPEMMKYQADLAKYHTYQEQLWQFRFLVVRILATIFNFAYHFITIPSFTASNHAYVRDLSEVYPLSGFMTIFTSIEVVIIATYYLLFTKLGLFHASNQKSFILKGISTLSMFVPQLSRYEPLVATLLGYKELLGIFVGDLSLVVVMFGLLSFSN encoded by the coding sequence ATGTCCGAGACAACAGATAAGCAATTGACGGAGGCtgaaaagaggaaattactcagagaaagaagattgGCCAAGATGGCACAGGGCAAAGCCAGTGATCGATTAAACACCATTTTGAGCCAAGGCTCATCTGTCAAAAGCGTCTCTCCTCCTGCTGTCACGTCCGCTCTTGAAAACAAAGCTACAAAGTCTACTGATACTGCCACTGTTACAGATTCAAGCACAAATGCTACATCTGTATCTCCTTCTGCAGCAAAAGCGACACCAACTAGTACTGGTGTCTCATCTGCTATATCAGACTTTGATGATCCAGAAATTCAAgatatttctgatgttgCCGTGAATAATAGTGGTGTTCTGGCACTTGGTAACTTGAGCGGTCTTGACAGTAATAATCCTTCGCAGCCCAATCTCGATGAGATGTTCCAAAAGATtatgcaacaacaaagtcaACACAATTGCGACAATGATAACAATGGTGAAAACAATCCTATGGCCGAGATGTTAAAAATGTTCAATTCAATGGGTGGCGGAGATAACAACGGTGGCCTTGGTGGTTTCGACAGCATGTTTTCCGGCTCCCCAAACTCACCACCTCCAGAATCCATCAGTCCCGAGATGATGAAATACCAAGCAGATTTGGCCAAATACCACACATATCAAGAGCAATTATGGCAATTCAGATTCCTTGTGGTGAGAATTTTAGCCAcgattttcaattttgccTACCATTTTATCACCATACCATCATTCACGGCATCAAACCATGCATATGTACGTGACTTGAGTGAAGTATATCCATTGCTGGGATTTATGACTATTTTCACTTCAATTGAAGTCGTGATCATTGCAACTTATTACTTGTTGTTTACAAAATTGGGATTATTCCATGCATCTAACCAAAAGAGTTTTATCTTGAAAGGAATCAGCACCTTATCGATGTTTGTACCACAATTACTGAGATACGAACCCTTGGTGGCTACATTATTAGGATACAAGGAACTATTGGGCATTTTCGTGGGAGATTTGTCACTTGTCGTTGTGATGTTTGGATTACTcagtttttcaaattga